The sequence GGGGCCGCCGCGCCCCCGCTCCGGCGGCCGAGCCCCGCGCCGGAAGCGCCGCGGCTGTGCGGCTCGAGCGCCGGCTGGCGCCGCTGGCGGCTGCCGTCGGCGAAGCCGCCGCCGGAGCGGCCGCGCCTGCCGAAGCGAGCGCCGATGTGCTGGCGGCGCGCTTCGAGGCCGCGTACGCGCGTCGGGCGCAGCTGCTGCAGGCGCGGGAAGCGGCGGCGCTGCGCCACGCCCGGGCGGCCGCCTCGCGAGATGCTGCGCAGCGCGCGTTGGCCGCGGCGGCGTCGCGGCGCGAGGCGGCGGCCGGCGCGCTGGAGGCGGCCTGGGCGGAGTGGCGGCGGGCCGGCGCGGAGGAGCTCGGCCTGGGCGAAACGGTCTCGCCGGAGGCGGCGCTCGACCTGGTGAGGCTCGCCGAGACGGCGAAGCCGCTGTTCGGGCGGCGAGACGCCGCGCGTGGCGAGCGGGAGCGGCTGGCCGCCGCCATCGCGGACTTCGAGCGGCGCGTGGCCGAGGCCGTCCCCGCCGGCGGGGACGCGCTTCCGGGCGAGGACGCGGTCGGGAAGCTGCGCCGATGGAAAGCGATGAACGAGGCGGCGGCGGAACGGAGCAGGAACCGCGAGCGGGCGGACATCGCCTGCCGCGAGCGCCAGGCGGCGTTCGACGAGTGCGCCGCGCGGGCCGAGGAGCTTCGGAGGAGTCTGGACGGGCTGCTCCGGGCTTGCGGAGCCGGGAGCCCCGAGGAGCTGCGCAGGCTGCTGCGCTTGAGGCAGGAGCGTCTGGAGGAGCGGAGAGCGATCGGCGATCTCGAAGCTTTGCTGGCCTCCCTGATCGGAACCGACGGCGAGGCGGCCCGCCTGGCCGCGCTTCCGCCGGAAGAGCTTGGGGCCGCCTTGCAAGCCGCGCGCGACGCCGTCGGGGAGATCGAGGAGGAGCTGAAGCGGCTTCGGGAGCGCAAGGGCGAACGCCGGCAAGCCGCCGAGGAGCTGAGGCGGGCCGCCGAACAGACGGATCGCCTGCAGCGGCTGGAGGAGCTTCGGGGACAGCTCTTGCGGCAAGCCGAAGCCTGGTGCGTCCATGCGCTGGCGGCGGCGCTGCTGAGAGAGGCGCGCGCCGCATACGAGCGCGACCGGCAGCCGGACGTGCTGCGCCGCGCATCGCGCTTCTTCGCCGGACTGACGGGGGAGCGCTACCGGGGCGTCGCCGAATCGGACGGCGCGCTTATGGCCGTGCGCGCGGACGGCGAACGGGTGGAGCCGGCCCGGCTCAGCCGGGGGACATCGGAGCAGTTGTACCTGGCGCTCCGGTTCGGACTCGCCGAGCATTTGGCCGAGGTGCGGGGGCTGCCGCTGCCGTTGGTTCTGGACGACCTGTTCGTGAACTTCGATGCGGAACGGACGGAGCTCGCGCTCAGGCAGGTCGGCTCGCTGGCGGAGCGCATGCAGGTGCTGCTGTTCACCTGCCATCCGCATATCCGCGATTGGGCCAAGCGCATCATGGGCAACCGGCTCGCGACCGTCTCGATCGGCGAATCGGGGCGGCCTGCCGGATGAGCCCGGCAAGACGAAGGGGCTGTTCCCGCGAAGCAGAACGATCTGCCCGGGAACAGCCCCTTGTTCGAGCGGAGATTCGGTCAACCGGCCAACTGCAGCACGAAGACTCCGGCGAGAGAACAGACGATGCCGACCGTCTCCAGCCGGTGAAAGGGCTCCTTCAGCACGACCCTCGCATAGAGCACGACGATCAGCGCGTTCATGGCGATAATGGCGGAGACGAGGCCGGTTACGCCAAGCTTGAACGCGGGCATCACCAGGATCATCCCCGTGCAGTTGGTCAAGCCGACGACGAGGCCCCACAGCAGCGTGCGGGACGTCGTCCACCTGCGGCCCGCTGCCGCTTCGTCCCGCGCGCTCTCATCCGGTCGGGCGTCCCGGGACGATTTGCGGTCCGCGAGCCAGGTCAAGCCGAACAGCAGCGCGCCCGTCGCGAACATGACGGTCAGCGTCGGCAGCGAATCGGCTCCCGTCCGGGTAGCCTGCTTCGACAGCAGGTCCGTGCAGGCGAAGCAGAACATCGCGGCCGCTCCCCAGCCGGCTCCCTGCAAGTTGCTCAGCGACAGATCGTTCGAGGCCCGGATGAGCAGAGCCCCCGCGATCAGTACGGCGAAGGCGGCCGTCTGAACCGGAGTCAGCTTTTCGCCCCAGAACAGAAACGCGCCCAGGACGACGAGCACCGGCGGCATGCCCACCAGGATCGCGACGATGGACGCTTTGCCTGTGGCGTATCCTTTGTACATGGAGGCGTTGCCCAAATAAGACATCGCCCCCATCGCCGCGCCGACCCAGACCCCCGCGGACCAGGTTTGTCCGAAGGCGAAACCGGCGCACAGCGTGATGAGAAGGCCGGACACGTAGACGCCGAACAGCATCGCGTTGCGGCTCATCGGCTGCTTGGCGCTCCACTGGTACAAAATTCCCCTGAGCCCGAAAGCGACAGCCGCCAGTCCGGCTAATAACAACCACATGTTGCTCTCCCTCCAGATTTCTCTCTCTGTAATGGTCGATCCTTATTCGTAAATCATTTTGATCGTCATGCCGCCGTCGATCACCCAGTTTTGGCCAGTGACGAAGCCGGCCGACCGGCACATGAACAAGCAGGCTTCCGCGATGTCGTCGGGACGCCCGACCCGGCCGACGGGATGCTGAAGCCGGTCCCGCTCGGAATGGACGGGCGTCTCGGCGCGCTCCGAATACTGCCAGTCTCGCGTCTCGATCCAACCGGGACTGATGCAGTTGACGCGGATGCCGTAGCGTCCGAGGCTGACGGCCATCGCATGCGTCAAGGAGACGATGCCTCCCTTGGAAGCCGCGTAGCTCTCGCTGTCCGGTTCGGACATCAAGGCCCGGGTGGACGCGATGTTGACGATCGATCCCGACCCCTTCGCGGCCATCAGGCGGGCGGCGGCCTGCGAGCACAACATCGTTCCCCTCAGATTAACCGCCAGCACCCGGTCGAAATCCTCCGGCTTCAGCTCCAGAAACGGCACGGTGTGGCCGATGCCGGCATTGTTCACGAGAGCGTCGGGCGGCCCGAGCTCGGCTTCCGTCAGCCTCATCCATTTTGCGACGTCGTCGGGCGACGACACGTCGGCGTTGACGTACATCGCGTCGCCGCCCTCCGCGCGTATCCATTGAATGGTCTCGAGCCCGGCCTGACGGTCCGGGTCGGCGATCGACACGCCGTATCCGGCGCGGGCAAAGGCAAGGGCGATAGCCCGGCCGATGCCTTGCGCGCCGCCGCTTACACAAGCGACAGCCATAACTTGCTCCCCCTTTTTTGACAGGTGAACGGCGATTGCCGATTTTCGTCCGCATTCGCGGCGAACCGTCGTGTTCGCCGACGGTGGGAACGCTTCCTCTTGCAACAAGGTCTTTTCGACATCCGCACTTGGATGCTAAGATATAGGAGATTAAAACATAATTGTAGCGTGTTCGGACGAAACGCGCCACTCTTATTCGAAGAACGGAAGGTCGGGGAGCGAAATGGATCATCGGGACCGCGAAGACAGGCGGGAAGGACGAGACGCCAGGCCGATTACATACCGGATCGGACATCGGACCGGAACGATCCGCACCGACAACATCAGGCCGGCCGAAAGCACCGGGGAGAAGAAACCGGCGGGCGGACTCAAGTCCGACGGCTGGACGAGCGGTCCGGGCTGGACGCGCTGGCTGTGGAAGCCGATCCCGGGGCCGGAATTCGTTCCCGCCGCGGTATGGGGAATGTTGCTGTCCGTATGGACGCTGGGATTGTTCGTATGGCTGGCGGTCCAACTCTCCGCTTGAATCCAGAGGGAAGAGGGAAATTGTATGTATGAATGGTTGACGGCGGCCGCCGCCGTTCTCGGCTCGATCGCTTTGATCGCGACGGGGATGGCCTTGCGGGACATGATCGCGCGCCGGTCTTCGCCCAGATCGTCCATGGACGTTCTCGGCCGATGGACGGTCGCCGATTATGCGGCGGTCTTCTTGTTTCTGATCGGTTTCGTTTTCCTGTTGGCGGTCAGCTTGTTATCCATCCGCGATCGCGCGGAGCTGCCGTATTATCATCTCGGTTACGTGCTGACGGGATTCGTCGTGATATCGTTTGCCGGACTGTTCGCTTTTGTCCGCCTGTTCGTGCTGCTGCGGCTGATCGCCGGCGCGAAGGCGCTATCCGTTCGAGCGGCGTCTTCCGAGCATCAAGAGCAGCCAGACGAGGCTGATCGCGCCGAATAGCGGATAGAGGACGGACAGCAGCGCGCTGAAGCCGATGTGGCTGAAGACGTAACAGGCGAGGAGCAGCCCCGGGACGGACAAGGAGGGGCGCCAGCCGAACCGGCCGCGCAATTGCAGGGACAACCCGTACACGTCGGCGATCAGCGTCGTGAATATCTCGCCGAAGATGACGAGGGAGAAGGCGGCGGCAAACCAGTGGCCGAACTGTTCGGCCAATTGTCCCATCGGCACCTCGAACTGCGAGATTCCCGGCATTCGGGCGGACAGCGAGAAATGGATGCCGACAAGCAGCGCGCCGATGCCTACGCCGCCCAGCAGCCCTCCGAACAGGATCGTCTTTCGGCTGCGGGCCTGGGCCCCCAGCGGGACCAACACGGCCTGGGAGGTCGACAGATTAAACGCGCTGTACAAAAAAGGGGACAGCCATATTTGCCAGCTCGGGTAATCCGAATCGAGCGTCAGCCAGTTATCGGCACGGGGACTGTCGGCGGACATGACGACCGTCGACACGATCAGCACGGCCATCACCGGCACGACAAACGTATTGACGGCCATGATCGCGGGCAGTCCGCGGATCAGGACCAGACAGGCCAGCACAAGCGTGACGATGAGACCCGTCTCGTAATGCAGGCCGAACCGCTCGCGAAACACAGAACCGGCGCCTGCCAGCATGACGGTGGAGATGCCGAACAGGATCACGAGCGTAAACGAGCTGATCCATTTCCCTTGCCGTTCGCCGAACAGATGCCGGGCCAAATCTTCGTAAGAATCCGTATTCCGTTCGTGGGCAAGCAGCATTAATTGCAGCCCGACGGCAATAAATAGTAAAGTGGAGATGCCGATCGTAATCGTCGCCATCCAGCCGTAACGGGTGAAAAATTGCAGAACCTCCTGCCCGGAGGCGAAACCGGCCCCGATTACGGTTCCTACATAGGTGAAAGCGATTTGCAGGATTTGGGCCAAAGCGCGCATAGCTTACCTCCAAAAGTTTGAGTCATGGACGGGTCCGCGTCACCGGACCCTCCATCACTATATGCTGAGGAAGGGACAGGCATGCCAGCCGCTGCATGAAAGCCGCTTCAAAAGGAGGAAAACTTCCTTGTTGGATTGGATACTGGGAGTCATATCGGTATACCGCTACTGGGCGTTGTTCGGCCTGCTGGGCTTCGGCATGGTCGGCTTGCCTGTTCCCGACGAAACGCTGATGACGTTCGCCGGCTACTTGACTTCTCTGCCCAAGGGAGCGCCGGCTTATCTGAATTACAGCGCGACGCTGGCGGTCTGCTTCGCCGGAAGCTTGTCCGGCATGACCGTCAGCTACTGGATCGGGCGTAAGCTGGGGAGGCCTTTTTTGGACAAATACGGGAGATGGGTGAGGCTGTCCGAGAAGAGGCTGCGTCAGGCGGAAGCGTGGTTTCAGCGTTACGGATCGTGGACGGTCAGCTTCGGCTACTGGGTTCCGGGCGTTCGGCAGTTCACCTGCTACATTGCAGGGATCAGCCGAATTCCGTTCGGCCGCTATCTGGCTTACGCGGGAGGGGGAGCGCTCGTCTGGTGCGTAACCTTCGTCACGCTGGGGCATATCATCGGAGAGAACTGGCGGGCGATTATGGAGACGATTCATGCGTACGCGGGTTGGTTCGCCGCCGCCGTGACGGTTCTCGTCGCGGTGGCGGCGGCGATCTGGCTCCGGTTTTTCCGGAGGAAGCTATGGGGTTGATTCGGCGAACAGCTTGACGGACAGGACGCGGCCGGATTTGACGTCCAGATCGAACTTCAGCACGACGCCGCCCTTGCTGTACGTCAAGACGTACGGCGATTGGCTCTGCGGCTTGCCGAGCTCGCTCTGGACTTCATCGGCGGTCGAATGCACGCCGATTTTCCCCAATCCGGTATCCGCCTTATCGAACACATCCACGAACGCCACCCGGTTATCCGGCGTGATGCCGACGCGGAACGACGGGTAAGCGTACACGTCAAGCTTCCGGTCGCCGTCTTGCAGCGGATAACGTTTGTCGGGCTTGCCGTGCAGCACCGTTACCATCCCGGCCTCCGTGCCGGGATGCGATGGCGTGGCGGGGCGCAGGCCCATCAGCCGGTAGCCTGAGGTTTCGCTCCCAGCATCGTCCGTATCAGGTTCTCCGGAGGCTCCCGGGACGGCCGTGCTTCCATGATGGCCGGAGGGGGACAGATCGGAGGCGATGCCGGGCGCGTCCTTGCCGGGCGCGGGAGTGACGTCCGCCGATCCGGGCGTCGGCGAAGGGCTTCCGCCGCCCCACGGCCAACCGTCGCAGCCGCCGACGAGAACGGCAGCCAGCAGCGCGGCCGCTCCCGCGCGCACGTATGGCTTCATCGGCGAACGCCTCCTTTCGGTCTCAAGTAGTCGTTACTCATCATATCGAAGGCGAGTCGGCCACACAAAACCCGTGTTATTCCGAATTCGCCGGAATATCCCAAATTATTCGCAAGAATCCGTTTACATGGGGAGGATGCCTTGCGGCAATCGGTCTTTCTGGTTCGTCCCTATGTATTATTAACGGAATAAACGCCCCGCAAGTTGCATCTTTTTGGGCCGTTGTGATAATTTAACTGTCAAAGGAAACGTGGAGGAAAAGGTATGGACGCCGTTAAGGAACTACAGGAACGCATGTTGAAAGAAGCGGTTGTCATCAATCAACAGGTCGTGCTGCTGGACGCCGTATTGAATCACCAGGTCGATCCGGCGCTGATCCAGGAGATGGGCCGCGAATTTGCAGCCAGGTTCCGGGATGCCGGCGTCAACAAAGTGCTGACGATCGAATCGTCGGGGATTCCGGCCGCATACGCGACCGCGTATGAGCTGGGCGTACCCATGGTATTCGCCAGACGCAAACAGACGCTTGCCACCGATCCCGACGTCTGGCAGGAGCGGGTTCCGTCGTTCACCAAAGGCATCGTGACGGATATTCTCATCTCCAAACGATTCCTCGGCAAACACGATCGCGTGCTCGTCATCGACGACATTATCGCCAACGGGGACGCGGTTCGGGGGTTGCTCAACATCATCGAACGGGCGGGAGCGGAGCTCGCCGGCTTGGGCGTCGTCGTGGAAAAATGCTTCCAGGAAGGCGCACGGTCGATCCGCGAGCGCGGCGTTCGCGTGGAATCGCTGGTGAAAATTCGTTCCCTGGAAAATGGCATTGAATTCGAGGATTGAGTGCTGATATAATCACAAATAAACAAACGGGGAGGGCGCCATCGATGGGGAACACACCAATTCAAGCCGAATTTATGCTGGAGAAACTGTCCGCCGCCAAAACGCACTTCGAACGGGCCCTGGATTGCAAGCATACGGAATTCGACGACTTGTACCCTTATATGATCGAGCATCCTCAGTTTTTTTGGTATAAACGGTACGTGGCATGGTCCGAACTGCTGACGATCGTGCGGCTCTGCGACGAGCTGTCCGTCGAATGGGAACCGCACTTCACCCCGAAGCAGTCCGAGTACATCCGCAACCGCGTCATGTCCGCGAAAGTGCTGGATTATTGGTTCGAGACCAACGACACGAAGGAACATGTGGGCTGATCCGCGATGGTATCCGAAGAAGAATTGGAAAAATACCGCATCGAAGGATTGAAGGTACGGGTCGTCCGGGATGCCGACCCCGCCAACGATGTGCGCGGGATCGTGGTCGCCTGGGACGATCGCCATGTGCTGATCCGCAAACCGAACCGCAATGTCGTGAAGCTCAGCAGGGAGTATATGTACCAACCGGCCTCGGATAAGCGACCGGAGTTCCCGCTGGAATAAATCCGCAAAACCACAAACGCTGCGAAGGCTCCATAAGGGGTCCCGCAGCGTTTTTTGCCTTATGCTCCCGATCGGCGGCAGTCCGTCATTCCTCGTCCCATTTGCGGGAATAACCTTTGTTCAGCGCCCAGACAAACAGGCCGACAATTCCGATAAACAGGATCACGCAAACGATTATCGCGCCGGTCATCCGTCAACCCCCTTCGCACCGGTTCTCCGAAGTTCCATCATACCAGATCGGGCTTCGAAAAAAAACTTAAAAAAAGGTTTGACATCGATATCCGATTCGTGCTATAGTACTCCTTGTCGCCGCGAAAGAAAAGCAGCAAAAAGCGGTAAAAAGAAATATGCGGTCGTGGCGGAATTGGCAGACGCGCTAGATTCAGGTTCTAGTGGTGTAACAGCCGTGGAGGTTCGAGTCCTCTCGACCGCATCAACCAGACCAACAAGCCCTCCGGAATCATCTGGAGGGTTTTGCATTTTAATGCCCGCGTTAATCCATCATCCCGACAAGGAGGACGGAAGATTTCGGCCGCTTGATTCCGCTTGCCGCTCTCTGCGGCAGCCTGATGCTGGCGATTGCCGATACGTTTGCCCGAACGGCGTTTCTGCCGCTCGATATTCCGGCGGGCGTCTTTACGGCGGGCGTCGGCGCGCCGTTTTTCATCTATCTGCTGGATCGAACCCGCCGTGCGTGAAGGCGTCTCGCGCCGCGTTCACGAACAAAGGCTTCGGCTTACCGGCCGAAGCCTTGTTTTCATTGAGCGGCTGTCGAAGGGGCGGGGCATTGCGGTCTTTTCTGACCGAAAAAACAGGAATCCGCTCGTTCGTGTCGAATTGTACCCAGGACCGTCAACCATTGCCGAAGAGAAACGTCTGGTATGTCGTCCAGGCTCCGTTCTCCGTTTGATACAGGAGATGCACCCGGTCGACGCGGAATTTCAGCGACACGGGTTTCATCCGGAGGCTCGACAGCACGTCGTGAAGTTCCTCGTCCGTCAAGTCCTGGCCGATCGTGAGATGGGGCGTGTACGCGTAGTCCGTGCGCGGTCCGGCAAGCGGGCCCGAGC is a genomic window of Paenibacillus thermoaerophilus containing:
- a CDS encoding ATP-binding protein, which produces GRRAPAPAAEPRAGSAAAVRLERRLAPLAAAVGEAAAGAAAPAEASADVLAARFEAAYARRAQLLQAREAAALRHARAAASRDAAQRALAAAASRREAAAGALEAAWAEWRRAGAEELGLGETVSPEAALDLVRLAETAKPLFGRRDAARGERERLAAAIADFERRVAEAVPAGGDALPGEDAVGKLRRWKAMNEAAAERSRNRERADIACRERQAAFDECAARAEELRRSLDGLLRACGAGSPEELRRLLRLRQERLEERRAIGDLEALLASLIGTDGEAARLAALPPEELGAALQAARDAVGEIEEELKRLRERKGERRQAAEELRRAAEQTDRLQRLEELRGQLLRQAEAWCVHALAAALLREARAAYERDRQPDVLRRASRFFAGLTGERYRGVAESDGALMAVRADGERVEPARLSRGTSEQLYLALRFGLAEHLAEVRGLPLPLVLDDLFVNFDAERTELALRQVGSLAERMQVLLFTCHPHIRDWAKRIMGNRLATVSIGESGRPAG
- a CDS encoding DMT family transporter — encoded protein: MWLLLAGLAAVAFGLRGILYQWSAKQPMSRNAMLFGVYVSGLLITLCAGFAFGQTWSAGVWVGAAMGAMSYLGNASMYKGYATGKASIVAILVGMPPVLVVLGAFLFWGEKLTPVQTAAFAVLIAGALLIRASNDLSLSNLQGAGWGAAAMFCFACTDLLSKQATRTGADSLPTLTVMFATGALLFGLTWLADRKSSRDARPDESARDEAAAGRRWTTSRTLLWGLVVGLTNCTGMILVMPAFKLGVTGLVSAIIAMNALIVVLYARVVLKEPFHRLETVGIVCSLAGVFVLQLAG
- a CDS encoding SDR family oxidoreductase yields the protein MAVACVSGGAQGIGRAIALAFARAGYGVSIADPDRQAGLETIQWIRAEGGDAMYVNADVSSPDDVAKWMRLTEAELGPPDALVNNAGIGHTVPFLELKPEDFDRVLAVNLRGTMLCSQAAARLMAAKGSGSIVNIASTRALMSEPDSESYAASKGGIVSLTHAMAVSLGRYGIRVNCISPGWIETRDWQYSERAETPVHSERDRLQHPVGRVGRPDDIAEACLFMCRSAGFVTGQNWVIDGGMTIKMIYE
- a CDS encoding YkvI family membrane protein, whose translation is MRALAQILQIAFTYVGTVIGAGFASGQEVLQFFTRYGWMATITIGISTLLFIAVGLQLMLLAHERNTDSYEDLARHLFGERQGKWISSFTLVILFGISTVMLAGAGSVFRERFGLHYETGLIVTLVLACLVLIRGLPAIMAVNTFVVPVMAVLIVSTVVMSADSPRADNWLTLDSDYPSWQIWLSPFLYSAFNLSTSQAVLVPLGAQARSRKTILFGGLLGGVGIGALLVGIHFSLSARMPGISQFEVPMGQLAEQFGHWFAAAFSLVIFGEIFTTLIADVYGLSLQLRGRFGWRPSLSVPGLLLACYVFSHIGFSALLSVLYPLFGAISLVWLLLMLGRRRSNG
- a CDS encoding DedA family protein, yielding MLDWILGVISVYRYWALFGLLGFGMVGLPVPDETLMTFAGYLTSLPKGAPAYLNYSATLAVCFAGSLSGMTVSYWIGRKLGRPFLDKYGRWVRLSEKRLRQAEAWFQRYGSWTVSFGYWVPGVRQFTCYIAGISRIPFGRYLAYAGGGALVWCVTFVTLGHIIGENWRAIMETIHAYAGWFAAAVTVLVAVAAAIWLRFFRRKLWG
- a CDS encoding xanthine phosphoribosyltransferase → MDAVKELQERMLKEAVVINQQVVLLDAVLNHQVDPALIQEMGREFAARFRDAGVNKVLTIESSGIPAAYATAYELGVPMVFARRKQTLATDPDVWQERVPSFTKGIVTDILISKRFLGKHDRVLVIDDIIANGDAVRGLLNIIERAGAELAGLGVVVEKCFQEGARSIRERGVRVESLVKIRSLENGIEFED